Within Hoplias malabaricus isolate fHopMal1 chromosome 16, fHopMal1.hap1, whole genome shotgun sequence, the genomic segment CGAGATTTTAATTCGTTATAAGTTATTGCTCTTCTTCTGAACTGTGCTGAGGTGTGGATGATGAAGAGTGCTCCACACGGCTGCGGTGTAAAACACTTCTTTAAGAAGAAAACAATACGACACAAATTCTTTAAAATACCGTGATGTTTTTTGAGAGACGTAAATGAGTTTGAAATGTCAAGTGAAGATGTGTCTCCTTTTATCTTGCAATAATGTCTTGGCTGACGAGGAGCGGGGGGTAAATGGAGAGCAATAAGCCCAAGCAGTGACATTTAACACAAATAACATCCTAACCTCTGTGCCGAATCACTTCAGGGCGGTGGGAAGTGACCTTTGTTTTGACATTTTCATTTACCTCCATACGACTGGGCAGTCTTTTCTCTTTAATGCCGTTTTAAAAATACGTAGCGGGAAAATGATCaacccactgtgtgtgtgcgcatccACAAACTCTGTGGAGAAACCAAGAGCATCTCTATGATGAAATGCCTTTCACAGATCAAACCAAACACAGGGCAAtgttagatttttaaaaaggtgTGGCGCTCATAACAGGGGAAAGACAGTTCATATTTCTTCTTGTCCACAGCCTTTAAAAGCATTAGGAATGACATGGTGATTTCTAATGATGATGAACAGATTCACGGAAAGGCTGCGCTGCACCAGCTGTGCGTCTGTAATGGGTTCAGAAACGTTGAACATTAATAATTTAGGAAAACTGTTAAAACAACCTTCAGTGATGCGCAAGATCTTCCTCTTAATAGCAGACATCATGGCATCCGAGCACAGGGCGTACAGATCAGCTCCGGTGAGTTGAGGAGGACAGCGCTCCACTATGTCCGAGAGGTTCACGGTGgggtccaccttaaatctgcAGACGCACAAGTATTTTACAAATCGAGGTTCAACTAAATCCCAGCTTTACCACTCTCTAAATCATTAAAAACCACTGgctaaacataaacacatgATGAAACAGAATTAAACTGACTCCTAGCagcctggatgtatcagagattcggGACTAAACCACGTTTAACACAGCTCACTACAGAGAACCTTCTGGAAAAGGGGAATCCAGCGTGGAGGAATGGGGTGGGCAGGTCTCACCAACAAACCCTAGAGACAAACAACTCACCGGAAGGGGGTACAAACTGAGAACCAACTCTGTACCACTACCAACCGAGCCAATTACGTTTGTATACAGCCTCCTGTGAACAGATGGCTGTCGGTAGTTTGCTCATATGAGCCCTGCAGGGGGCGATGtgctccctcgcttaagggcaaggctgccCTTTTCCTCCAAACAGAGATCCCCACCATTCGAGTTTACAATTTTCAGGGGTCCCTTGCTGTCTGGGGGGGTCTGGGTCTGTGGTGAAACACATTAAAGGAATTTTAAAGGAAGTGGCTCACTTTCGCACTATCGCTTTAAGAACCTGCAGCTGTGATTCTTTGTCTTCACTGATCCCCACATACACTAGTTTGTCAAATCTGAGGAAAAACAAAGCACAAGAGACATATTGGAACACGCAAACAGTTTAGAAACACTACACGAATGAGTGAGGTCAAAAAGAACAGTGTTCCTACCTGCCAGGTCTCAGCAGCGATTGGTCCAGTAAGTCTGGACGGTTTGTTGCTCCGATCACAAAGACATCACCGGACGAATGCAGGCCGTCGAGCTCAGCCAGGAGCTGAGACACGACCCTGCAGCGGtaaaaacagaacacactgTTCACCCCCATCCTCCAGGAACATGGATCAAGTCTGATACATGTCAAAGGAATCCATCAGCTCAGATCAGATCAGAATTAGCTCCACACTGCCTTTCACTTCAGCGACAATGAACCAAACCACTAGCTCCCTCTCAGACGGCATCTTATGTAAACTGGAGATAATTAGACAGTGAAAGCAGGTAAATGCTGAGAAGCTCTTCCACAGGTTTTTATTATAACTTTCCATACTCCCCTACCATTATTCTTTGTTTTCTGTTCATTACACACATCCCTCAAGTCTATGACCGCCTGGGAGCTGTCTTTTTCTGGACGTAGTGAAGGGGTGGTGAAGGGAATGATGGTCTAAGCAATAAAATAGAGAATTATAGGATAAAGCATTTTCTTGCTTTTCTTTTCGGACAAACGTCTCTGTTTCTATTGCACTTTAGATTCCTCAACAAAATAGTTCCTTAAATAATATCAGCATGTTTTTCTTACAGCCGTTCTGCTCTGCTAGCTTAACCACAACTGACCTGTCCATCACTCCTCCTGAGTCTCCACTGCGACCTCGGTTAGGAGCCAATGAGTCCAACTCATCGAAAAAGATGATACACGGAGCTGCAGCTCTGGCTTTACTGAAGacttacacagacacaggaggaaAACGTTCACACATCTGTTCTTAATTATATTCCCAAGGTAATAATTATGAAATTTAATTAACCACAGTCAGGGCACACGGCCCAGGAAATGAAAAGGTGCACGCGCTAatattctacactcactgtccagtttatttgggtggtggatcattctcagcgctgcagtgacactgacgtggtggtggtgtgttagtgtgtgttgtgctggtgtagagtggatcagacacagcagtgctgctggagtttttaaacccctcagaacagtccaccgaccgaaaacatccagccgacagcgtcctgtgtcactgatgaaggactagaggacgagcgacacacactgtgcagcgacagatgagctactgtctctgactctacatctacaaggtggaccaacgagggaggagtgtctcacagagtggacagagagtgggcacaggggttaaaaactccagattttttggacagtgtacagtgagtgaagaaaatgaatgtgcgtgcttttatttatttatttttttggccagTTAGTGTAGACATGCAAAAATATGATGCTCTAAGGGCTTCTTACCCTCTCGGATGTTCTCCTCACTCTGACCCACGTACATGTTAATGAGCTCTGGACCTTTAACACTGGAATAGAGGTTAGTTATTTGAGTCTATTTCTGTGAGTAGAGAGAGTGAAGAGGATCAGGCATTGGAAATAATGTTGTCATGATCTGAGTATGTCCCAATGTTATTTTGAAGCTTTAGGTGCCTTGAATGTTTATGAGTTGGCATCAAAAAGGACACTAGGGTGTATGGGGGAAATTAGGACAAGCCCAATACAGCAAAATAACTATACAGTTTATTCCTCTTTTAAtagtaaagaaaaaaagcaattattattaaatgattaaactCAGGATCCTCCTAATTCTGGTGTTGGAGTAGGACATGTGTAAACTTATTCAACTCTCTCCAGAAACATGTCTGTAGCATTCTCACCTGAGGAAGGTCATGGAGCACTCGGTGGCCACTGCCTTGGCCAGCAGGGTCTTGCCAGTACCCGGCGGTCCATAGAGCAGCAGCCCAGAGCGTCGCAGGCCCAAGGACAGCAGCTCTGGATGCTCCAGAGGGAGGTGGATGGTGTCCAGAATCTCCTTCTTCACCTGCTGCAGTCCCCCTACATCTTGCCACCTCACTGAGGGGATCTGCCGATTAGTAATTCATaaagtgactcaaatgtgtTACCGGAGAGGATATGTGGTCGAGTCTTAATTACTGGGATATTTTAACGCTGTCCACCCcccattaaacaaaacagcaagaGTTCAATGAAGAAGtgcattaataacattaatactGCCCTAAAGGGGTCTACCTTTGGGGCTCCAATAGCCTGAGAATGAGCCTCCTGTAGAGACTCCAGGGCTGTGGTGAAGTCAGCACTCACGATggtcacaccacacacacacagatcctctTCTTCTTGGGCACTCGCCCCATGTGGATAACTACACAGTAAACCACACAGATGTGAACTGCTCATAAATCCTACACAATTACAACGTGGAAAAAGCaaccaaaagaaaataaaaaaaactcactAAGTCCTCAGCAGTCGGTGGTGAGCTGCTTTTCCAGCGCTGGTGAGGAGAGAGCAGAAATCTCCCAAAACAAACCcctgcagaaaaaaagaaagatgagCCGTGATTAGGGCCCATGTCCCTCTGgtgctgtcagaacaaaacctatAAACCGGACATTTCCAGTGCATACGTCTGGGTAATTTATGTATTTGGAACGCAAACAGAACTTGGAGCGCATTAAGGTTCTGAAGCCGACTCACATCCTGTGAAATATGACCAACACAtagctgcctgagtcagaaaacataagaTATAATGAGCAGCTCTGATTTTGCCCCAATTACACAATGAGGAGAATCATTAGAGTCGCTCTGACCTCTTTTCTGAGCATCTCCAGTCAACGCCTGACCCGTGTCTTTGTGAGTGCACATACTCGGGGTTAAAGAAATATAAGAGAAATGAAAGGACTGAGCAAAAACATATATAAGGAGAACTACTGTGTGCTTTTTGCAGTGATTGTGGTGAGCTGTGTGTCTCTCGTtctgaacagaacatttttaACTGTAAATTAATGGGACAAGATGATATTCCAAGCAGTTTCAGAAACAGCAGCTGTTTATTTAATGATTTCAAAAATGAGTAAAgaacaaaaatggagaaagaAGATCCTGTGCATCTTTTGTaagaaaatgtaaacactgttaaatatgAACTTCGTTAAAAGTCCCCCTCACCGCTGTCTGTTTAGAGATCTTGGTAAAACTGACATCTTTCCCCAGAGGGAGGTCTTCACTGAGGCAGGTCAGCACCGCCTTCCTCTGCTCCTCAGAGAGACTCTCTAGTGCCACCTGGTGCACAAAGGCTGGAATAAGGTCTGAGGACAAGTCCCGCGGATCACTCACGGAGCCGACCACGATCACACTGCGGTGGGGAGGACAGAAGAGCAGCAGTTAACAGCACATCACTTTCAAAACCCTGTGCCATTTACACTGCATACGACTTTCCTGATCCTGGTCCTAACAGACCAACCATCGTGCTCCAAAAGTgcttgaaaaaacaaataaaaaaacaggttACATTAAAAGTTACGGCTTTTGTCAGTTGATTGTAATCTATTTTTCAGTTGAGGACAAACAGTGTACGTCATACAAAAGTGGTTTTATCCAAGTGATTGACTGAAATATAGTCCCTTCAGATTGCCTTTTGTCTAAGTCTTGACCTGTGAAAAGTATTCTCCAAAAGGTAACCTCTGACCTCCTTTTTTTCACCTTCTATTTCACCAACTTTAAACAAGCCACACCTTCACACCAGTGCTACTCTACCTTGAGTGGGTAGCAGCTATGAGCTGACACACAGCAGAGTCTACCCTCGAGTCCATTTCAGCGCCACCCCGCCGCTGACTGAGTAATTGTAGGTTTCTTAGTAACAGCACACATGGCTGATGGAGCGCCGCTCGTAGGAAGGCTGCCTTCATCTTTGACTCGCAGGCAGCTGCGGTGTCTccacacagtgtcacacagtccacctgcgcaaacacacacagcagctcaaGAAATCCACACCTCCATCTACAACAAATTTGTTCTCATTTCTGAGAGGATCTGGTTGCACTCAGTCTTTGTGAAtaatagtgaggtcaggtactgatgtctGACCTTTAGGTCTGTAATCCAACTCAACACAAATGTACTGAATGGTGCACCATCAGAGCAGAAAGCAGTTCCGTTTGCTTTACAGTGGGATACTGTGGGGCTTTACACCGCTTTagtccacacttggcattgagctcATGTGCATTTGCTCCAAAGCATCCCATTTTGTTTTATGCACTGCTATGTAGGTTATACAAGTCTGTACCTTACAGTCTCCCTTTATAGACACTGTGCAACTGACTATCTACAGTAGAAGGGGTGTCTATATGCATTAATGAATATGTAGTTACTAATAATTTAAGAAGAAGCGGAGTGtagcttgtgttttattttcaaaagaTAGAGATCCCACGCCAAAGGGACCAggaattgttttatttacaaaccggattccaaaaaagttgggacactaaacaaattgtaaataaaaactgaatgcaatgatgtggagatggcaaatgtcaatattttattcgtaatagaacatagatgacagatcaaaagtttaatctgagtaaatgtaacattttaaaggaaaaatatgttgattcaaaatttcacagtgtcaacaaatcccagaaaagttgggacaagtagcaataagtggctggaaaaaggaaatggagcatataaccaacagctggaagactggaaattaacactaattaggtcaattgacaacatgattgggtataaaaagagcttcccagagtgtcagtgtctctctgaagccaagcgggtaagaggatcaccaattccaccattgttgggcagaaagatagtgcagcgataccagaatggtgttacccagcgtaacatagcaaagacttttaagttatcatcatcaaccgtgcattaCATCATCAAAAGAGTCAGAGAAtgtggaacaattgctgtgcgtaagggtcaaggccgtaaaactctactggatgctcgtgatctccgggcccttaaacgtcactgcacctcaaacaggaacgccactgtcaagggaataacagaatgggctcaggaatacttccagaaagcattgtcagtgaacacaatccaccgtgccgtccgccgtcgccagctgaaactctacagtgcagagaggaagccatttctaagcaagctccacaagctcagacgttcgcactgggccaggggtcttttaaaatggagtgtggcaaaatggaagactgttctgtggtcagatgagtcacgatttgaagttctttatggaacactgggacgccatgtcatccggaccagagaagacaaggataacccaagttgttatcaacgctccgttcagaagcctgcatcactgatggtatggggttgcatgagtgcttgtggcatgggcagcttgcatgtctggaaaggcaccattaatgtagagaactatgttcaggttctagaacaacatatgctcccatctagacgtcatctctttcagggaagaccctgcatttttcaacaagataatgccagaccacattctgcagcaatcacaacatcatggctacgtaggagaaggatccggggactgaaatggcagcctgcagtccagatctttcacctgtagagaacatttggcgcatcataaagaggaaggtggacaaagaaggcccaagacgattgaacagttagaggcctgtattagacatgaatgggagagcattcctatttctaaacttgagaaactggtctcctctgtccccagacgtctgttgagtgtcgtaagaagaagggggggatgccacacagtggcaaaaaatggccttgtcccaacttttttggggatttgttgacgccatgaaattttgaaacaacatatttttcccttaaaatgatacattctctcagtttaaacttctgatctgtgatgtgtgttctattctgaataaaatattagatgttggcacctccacatcattgcattcagtttttattcacaatttgtttagtgtcccaacttttttggaatccggtttgtatttatttatttatttagataaaAAGGGCAATCAGATTTCTAACTTACTTTACCCTGGGGAatttacaataaacaaataGTTTAGAACTAGAAAAAAACACTTAGATAGAATCACTTTACTGGCCATTGTTCTTGAaacaggaatttgttctccacatttaacccaattcgtgcagtgaaacacacacttacacacactaatgaacactagggggcagtgagcacacacccGGAGCGGTGGGCAGCACTAATCACGGCGCCTGGGGAGCAGTaaggggttaggtgccttgcccAAGGGctcttcagtcatgacctgccggctctgaggatcgaaccagcaaccttccagttacacacacagttctctaaccaccaggccacggctgcccccatAGGCCCCtataatagtctgttatataaGACAGACTCCTCCTGTACAGTCCACAAATTTGGCTTAGTTTATCGAGCTTACTGAGACACACTGTTTTATAAAAAGCTGGGAAACTACAGAAATGCAGTCGAGGCAACCTCGAATATACTTGGATTTAAGTTGTATATCGAGACCTTCAGCAGATGCAGGTGTAGCCTCCTACACACAGCCTTGATTACTGTGACCTTGCCACTTCCATCTGGACCCATGAGAAGGACAGAACAGCCCCGCTTCAAAGCAGCACACCTTTCACACACAAGAGAATAACAATGAGTGAGAATTAAAAGCTACACTGACGCTACTGAAGCCTTTCTAGTTTTCCGCTTTGGATTTAAAAGTGACTTTAAACATATGTTCTCTGTTCTGAATTTAACAACTGCTATTCAGAAGCCATGGTGCAAGAACACGGACCTGTCTGTGAGGTGGGGCTGTACGATTGTGACGAGTTGCTCGACAGTGCTGGACAGACCAGGAGGGGACAGACTCGTCCAGAACGAAGAACCCAACTCAGAAACAGACCACGGTGCTCGGCTGTTGGTGGAGCCTCTCTGCGGACAAACAAAGGGAGCATGTGTTCACCTAAGCTGTGTGGTTGGGCAATAATGTTTAATACACTGTACAGTGGACAACCATTGTGTTGTTAACTCTATGTTACAGGGCATTAAAACTGAtataaaaaataacttaaaatataGAAGGTCTTGCCAATTCAGAGGGCCAGGGGTCACACGAAACAGGACGCCATTATATCATTAGTGTAAACACAACACAACGAATAAAAGCCAAGAGTTAATCCTAGGTAAAGTACAGTATTGTTTCAGGAATTTTCACATGGAATTCTCTGAATGTTTACGCTCACCAAATATAAAGAGGTGTGGTCTGTGTCGGCCAGATACGACGTCACTACCCCTTCCTCTTCAGAAAAGGCTGTCACCTGCTTCACTTTAAAATACAACACTGGCCACCTGCAGGGAACATCACTGTATTACAAACAGAAACATCCCACCTGCCCCACAGCAGAGCAATCACACTCCAGCATCTACACACCTCATGAGAGAACACGTGCCTTCTTCAGAACTTTAAAAGCGGGTTTTGACCACATAATAGCTAGTTTCAGTGACCAAAAATGACTTTTAATACACAAAAGAAGAATAAAAACCTTGTAACTCCATCAGAGCTGTTCTCAACAAGGTCTGGATGTCTTTGTGTTGGGACACCCAGTATCCATCCCTCCTGGACAAGCCTGAAACATACGAACAAAATAAACGACGTGTCACTGATGTGAAGCTCTGAATAGCACACagctgtggagcagttcctaaacatgagtgtgtgtgtgtgagtgtgtgtccgtTCCAAGAGAGGCTTCATTTGGGTTTTAAAATTAAGAGCAAACATCCAACACTAATAACACACCACTGAAAACAGGTCTCTGTAGAGGCACGAGTAACAAAACAAGCCCTCGAACCTAGGTGTAGTAAAGTGCTTGAAGAGAATGCCGTCAAAAGGTCCATGAGAGTTGTAATCTGGAGACAAAATGGCTTCTATGTGTAGCTCTTTGGCAAACGAAGGTGCAGCAGAGCGGCACAGACTCGCTGAGAGTTTCACCTCGGTCTGTGATGGCGCCTTGTTCCATCTCTGCAAAAAAATCAGTTACAGAGAAGCTCGGGTTAATACATTAAACACATGGCTACTTATGGAGGAGTAGCAATGAGCGGACGTTACGTTTAAACACCTTCCGACTCCTAAAGGTTGTTTTAAATGTATCCCTTGTATAATCCGCATGGAAAAACATGTAATTAAATGATAGAAGGATCTCCCAGGCACTGGTCTGTGTAACAGTGGAACCCGGTCCTCTAGGGTGATGGAGcactggagtggtgtttgcgATCCAGAGCTAATCTCCAGTAATGAATGTGTACCCGAAAGCTATCACATCTTCATAAATATTACTGGTTTAAAAGCTAGAGTTAAGTTTTCCCTGAAGATCTGAATATGTTACTGCTCTAAAGAGGACAATCTACAAATGACTACCCTTCCTTCCACGAGATGTATACTGAGTGTGAGCTAATACCTTTATTTTGAGAGCTTTAACCCCAACAGGTGTGGGTTCTCCTCTGGACAGGTTGAACCACTGAACAGGTGAGATTAACCCCACATCTCCTGCCTCCACATCTGACAATCTGCCACCATCAAACGCCATGATTTTCACCAGGTGGACATCCCCTCTGGCCTTCCCTGGAAACTTTGAGAGACTCTCGTTTTCCGTTCCTCCTCCTGGACTCTGTGCCAAGTCGGTCCTTGAGGGCTTTTTTCCGCCCAGCGCAGACATGACCCATTCCCCATTGAACAAGCCCAGCTTCAGGAGCAAGCTCTTGCtgacaaaaataacactgtctGTGTCCACCTGAGTGTCCTGCTCTAGTTTCAAGGGGCTCAGTTTTCTCTGATCCTGGAGCCTGGATACATCAACAACTTTCACATCTAGTCTACACTCAAGAGCTTGGAGGAAGCCAGTGAATCCAGAGGTGaggagtttttgtttgttgttcagCAAAGAGATGCCTGAACCGAGACTGTTGGCATAGTGGGCGAAGTCCGAGACGAACAGGAACGGGTTTGGGCTTGGGTATCTGTTCACAGGATTGACAGCGAAGTCATGTGTGCTGTTATTGAGCAGTAAGTCCCTACAGTCAGAGACCACCACACTGGTTTGGATGGTAATCACCCCCTGAGAGACCGGAGCACTCTCCAGTACAAACAGATCTGACAAATGCTGCTGTATTTGGTCGGCGTCCTCTGCGAACAGGGGATGATATGGCAACACAAGCGCATCTCCCTGTCTCACCAGCAGCGTCTGCTTATGACATGACGCCAGTACGAGCAGAACACTGGAGAACTTCTCAGATGAGGCCCATTTAAAGCTCGGCTTGGTCCTGGCCCCAATGACAACTCTGTTTAGAGGCAATGGCTGCACGACCCTAGCGGTTCCTCTCGTATTCTCCTGTATTTCGTGGTGTAAAAGAAAACCTCTGCTCACATAAACATCCAGAGCGTCGCTGTTGTGCTCAGCGTCGCCGCGGCGCAGCTCTTCCTCAGCGGCTGCATCAACACTGAACAACAGCGCTGTTCTGGACGGAACTCTCCCTCGCAAAGACAGCGCCAGCGCGCAGGGGAGTCCCTCGCTGCCCGGAAAGCTCCGGCCGAACCGGACCGGGCTCACGGCGGCGAGCAGTGGGTGAAAATGCACCGGGAAATTTTCCAAGCAAACAAGCCTCACGGGGGCcgc encodes:
- the pex6 gene encoding peroxisomal ATPase PEX6; this encodes MAAPVRLVCLENFPVHFHPLLAAVSPVRFGRSFPGSEGLPCALALSLRGRVPSRTALLFSVDAAAEEELRRGDAEHNSDALDVYVSRGFLLHHEIQENTRGTARVVQPLPLNRVVIGARTKPSFKWASSEKFSSVLLVLASCHKQTLLVRQGDALVLPYHPLFAEDADQIQQHLSDLFVLESAPVSQGVITIQTSVVVSDCRDLLLNNSTHDFAVNPVNRYPSPNPFLFVSDFAHYANSLGSGISLLNNKQKLLTSGFTGFLQALECRLDVKVVDVSRLQDQRKLSPLKLEQDTQVDTDSVIFVSKSLLLKLGLFNGEWVMSALGGKKPSRTDLAQSPGGGTENESLSKFPGKARGDVHLVKIMAFDGGRLSDVEAGDVGLISPVQWFNLSRGEPTPVGVKALKIKRWNKAPSQTEVKLSASLCRSAAPSFAKELHIEAILSPDYNSHGPFDGILFKHFTTPRLVQEGWILGVPTQRHPDLVENSSDGVTRWPVLYFKVKQVTAFSEEEGVVTSYLADTDHTSLYLRGSTNSRAPWSVSELGSSFWTSLSPPGLSSTVEQLVTIVQPHLTDRCAALKRGCSVLLMGPDGSGKVTVIKAVCRRLHLHLLKVDCVTLCGDTAAACESKMKAAFLRAALHQPCVLLLRNLQLLSQRRGGAEMDSRVDSAVCQLIAATHSSVIVVGSVSDPRDLSSDLIPAFVHQVALESLSEEQRKAVLTCLSEDLPLGKDVSFTKISKQTAGFVLGDFCSLLTSAGKAAHHRLLRTYYPHGASAQEEEDLCVCGVTIVSADFTTALESLQEAHSQAIGAPKIPSVRWQDVGGLQQVKKEILDTIHLPLEHPELLSLGLRRSGLLLYGPPGTGKTLLAKAVATECSMTFLSVKGPELINMYVGQSEENIREVFSKARAAAPCIIFFDELDSLAPNRGRSGDSGGVMDRVVSQLLAELDGLHSSGDVFVIGATNRPDLLDQSLLRPGRFDKLVYVGISEDKESQLQVLKAIVRKFKVDPTVNLSDIVERCPPQLTGADLYALCSDAMMSAIKRKILRITEGLESEDTALVLCAEDFISALNTLQPSVSEQEMNKYRVIQQKLTSK